The DNA segment TAGTAGTGATACGAGTAATGCCTCTAAGAGATGCTAATTTAGCTGTCGCTAATAAACGTATCTTAAAACACTCTAAGCAACGACTCCCTCTTTCGGGTTCGGCTTCTAATCCTTGTATCTGCTCCAACCAGTAATTATGATTGTAATCGCCATCTATAAATTCTATATCTAACGATATGGCATAACGCTTAAGCTCATTCTTTCTTCGTTCGTATTCTTCTAAAGGAAATATATTGGGATTGTAAAAGAATAAAATAGGTTTTACATTGTTGTTGAGCAACCATTCTATAATAGCGGCAGAGCAAGGAGCGCAACACGTA comes from the Dysgonomonadaceae bacterium PH5-43 genome and includes:
- a CDS encoding putative adenine nucleotide alpha hydrolase (AANH) superfamily ATPase (product_source=COG1636; cog=COG1636; ko=KO:K09765; pfam=PF02677; superfamily=52402); protein product: MNDTILLHTCCAPCSAAIIEWLLNNNVKPILFFYNPNIFPLEEYERRKNELKRYAISLDIEFIDGDYNHNYWLEQIQGLEAEPERGSRCLECFKIRLLATAKLASLRGITRITTTLASSRWKSLEQISTAGNMATQHFANVEFWDKNWKKGGLSERRQILLNEFKFYNQTYCGCEFSIRK